Below is a window of Neospora caninum Liverpool complete genome, chromosome Ib DNA.
GCTCGTCCACGATGCAGCGAATCAGTTTGTCGTACAGCGGCACATCCGGCGGGTTCTCCCGAAGCACTGTGTCGCTgaaagaggaacagagaggaaaagagaaaagaggtgAGAAAACATACAGAAAGAGGCAATgaaaacacagaggaaagaacggagacgggtGGGTATCGACTGGCGGTGGGTCGACCAACCGTTTGGACTCCTGGCCTTTCTCgtccgcttttccttcccgggccctctcctctcacctGTATGCGTTGTTGAGGTAGTACCCTATCCTCATGAACTCCTGCTGTTTGTACAGCGCGCACACCAGCACAGCCTGCATACCGACAACGCTGCTCGGGTCCATCTGGCAAgcaaaagaaaacacaaacCTGAGCCGAGTCAAAAAGCGCAGCCTGTTTGATTTGCATGCAATCCTATGACCAAACCTCTGCAATTATCTATATTGATACACGTCTGTACAGATATATTTGTAAGAACTTTGCAGTACGAAAGAAGAGATTGACAAGACGATAACTCTGTGCGGCCATTTCGATAGGTTCCTTTTTGAAATGGTAAAACCTGTACCTCCCCAGTCTACTGATGTATTAACTACAGAAACGGGTCCGTTTTCACCCGACTGTTTTCCTTTACACGACATATACAGATGCACACCAACATttttatctatctatctatctatctatctatctatctatctatggACATGGACCcttgcctgcatgcatgtgggGACAAGAGAGTGTTTCTCGCAACTTCTTGTGTGTCCACGCAACCCCCTTTTGTGCGTTCACTGCCCCACAGAATCGGATGTTTCCCGCCTCCCTGTGTCCCCACAGAAAGCccaagaagacgcgcaagaTAAAAGAAAGCACAAACGGAAAGGACATGAGTGGAAGTGAAAcaaaggggaaggagaggaagaacagtGCCTGCGGACTTTGGTGTAGTCTGGAGCATTGACGGCGAATTCAAAGGCGAGGACACCGCGTTCAATAGGCCCGAGCATGACAGAGTCGAGGAGGTagtcgccgccttcttccttttttcttttcgcgctgtcttcctcctcgacTTCCATGTCGCCGtccgctcgtcttcgctcttcccctgCGAGGTTCGCGTCGCCCTGACTGGAAGACACGgccgcgtttctgtcttcctttttgctttttcgcgccttcttgtCGCACTCCGCAGAGCCCACGTAGACGACTCGCCACTCGATGTCTTCCTTCAGTGGGGTCAGTGCCTCGAAGCAAATTTCAAAGACGAACGGCGCACAGATCGGCGACGGGTTGTTCCCCAGCCGAATGTTTGTCACGTTGACCACCGACAtggtgaagagagagaagagacagatccgagggacacgagagaggagagagaaatccgagagaaaagagaaagcagagaaggagcaaaaaaaaggagacggggcACACGAGGTGAGAAGCGGAGTTTGTTGCGGACGGCTtagaggcagagaaaagagggagaaaagaggcgggggaaaaggaaacgaatcTGGACAGAGGCGGTATAGAGAGACGTGGACTGAGGTTCGGCGTTGGCCAAGAAGGACCGCTTCAGACAGCGAGGCTGAAACTGGGACggacgagacgagagaaagaagagacaagacgcgaaagaccgagagaataaagacgaaggaaagaagagggaagcggcgaggagagaccggagaccgagagagaagctgcagaggcgacgaaacgTTGGGTTAGaacaagacggagaaagggaaataTACACGACCTGCTCTTTTcggaggcgaaaagagctctcgcgctcttctttgTGGCCTTTCTTCCGCACCGCTCTGGGGCCCGAGTGCGCGAACAGCcaggaaacacagaacgGAAGCACACGAGGCGGGCGGTGCGTGCGTCGAAAACCCTTCCACCTCGCTTCACCAGCTCGGCTGCACAATTCTTTCCGAGGCCTTCGCGGCGTGTCCCTGGTGATCTCGAAAGACTTCaacgtctctctgtcttcctcgctctctggagtgtctccttccgccttcttAGGGGGGAACcgtgaggagagacggacgaggacgcaggcgagacTTCAGCCAGGAGAGTGCGTGATTGGAgatttcgcgttttcctcacAGAGTGACGACAGCACGTGCGTGGGTTGGCGGCTTCCTGTGCGGCGCTGGCGCCTCGCACACGTGGAGCAAAGTGGAGAacttcggtgtctcttccggacttcttcgcgccgacggaggaaaagcggaaagcgCGAATATACACTCTCGAACGTCtagaaaaggcaaaaagaaaCGGAGCCGGTCGCACGAAAGCGAGTCTCTTTTGAGGCTTGTGTTGAAatgcctctcttttcactTTCCGTCTCGACCTTTTAAACTCGGCGCTagccgacacacacacacacaaacacccGCCAcccgctctcgcgcgctggATGTTGATCCCCGAGAAAAGGCgcctgagaaaaaacgctctcgctctcggctttTCCCGACACCCAGATGTGCGCGCGGAaaccgctctctctctcgcgcgcgcggcctTGAAGGGGAAGATCTGCCTCTCGTtgtcctcttcgtcggttCGGCCGAAAATATGCAGTTGAAATCGCCTCAAAACACCAgacgttcttcctctttctaAAGGCACGCctcacgagagagagaaaacacccctccctcctctcccctcgaAAAGATAAACCTCGCTGCGCGGTTTGTTGCAGCCGTGGAGGCCAGCgccgagcgcgaagaagagaagggaaaccaACAGCTGCAACGCTTcgaagaaagggagcgaAGGCGTGATCTCCAAAGTTTCTCTAggttttctgcctccttgAACGTGCGTGTGCatagcgagagaaagagaaagagagaaagcgagaaagagaggaagagagaaagaggaagactaCCCTTTCCTCGACTTCTCGTGAACCTGGGACACCGaagagccgcgcgcgcgcgtctgtgtgtctgtgttccggacgttttctctcttccgttgcGCTTCtcacttctttctctcccttcctgtctccttttcctcgccggcgtctgcaagctctcgccttttttccttccGCTTGGCGAGTCTCGGTCGGTTGGAGAGACCGCAGCGCCgccagcgaggaggcagaaccCTGCGAGAACGCGACTCGCCAGAGAAcaggacgagaacgagaTCTTTTGTTTggaaacgtttttctcgcgagaACAAATGCACACAGCCACGAAAAGAACGTGCAAAAAGAGCCGGTaacagcgagggagagagagtctTCTCAAAACGGCTTTTTGCGCCTGTGTCACGTTGGCGTACGTTTTGCCCTCGTGCACGAtttctccccctttcctTTGTCAACTTTCCTGCTTTTGTCACCTTCCTCCCCCCTTTTTTCCAATTTTTTTGCCAGCCTCCTTTCTCATCTTTCGTTGCTTGTGTGTCACCCTCTCTCCGGACGCTCCCGTGCGTGCCGTGAGAGGGAAAACACCGCCCACCCGCGcagctctcgcctctctttcccttctctcctctctctcccttctctctcccttctaTCGGCAGCACGGGGGAGGGTTTTTTTGGTTCCGCGTTACACGATGACTGCCTCGTGGCTTCGCTTCCTGGCGGGGGCGTCTGTTCCGCTCCTCGCGCCTGCGCGCTGCGACTCTCCGCAGTCGCCTCCTCGGACTCCGAAAGAGCAGGTTGCGGCGCTCCtcgcgcagccgccgcgaccgttctcgtccttcgcgccgctctcctcgtGGATGGCCTCCAAGTGGACGAACTTTCGCCTGTGGACGGGTCTTCTGTCGGCGGCGAaagtgtctccgttttccgccgccgcgccgggGGCGGCTGCGCCCGgtcagaggagacagaaggtCGTGATTGTCGGTTCGGGGTGGGCGTCGGCCTCGTTCCTCGCGGGGCTGGACATGACCAAGTACGAGCCGGTCGTGATCTCCCCCCGAGACTACTTCACCTTCACTCCCCTGCTGCCGTCGGTGTGTGTGGGGACGTTGCCTgcgagtgcatgcatgaCGAGCATGCGCGAGTTGCTGATGCGCGGCGGCGTGCCTTGCGGCCAGTTCTACGAGGCGCGCGTCGAAGAGATCTGCCCGGAGACAAAGACCGTCCGGTGTCGCGCGACACAGGCGAGCTTGAAAGACGCGCACGAGTGGGACGAGCCGTTCGACTACTTGGTGGTCACGGCCGGGGCTGAAGTGAACACCTTCAACATTCCGGGAGTGAAGGAGAACGCGTTCTTCGTCAAGGAACTGGAGGATGCGCGGCGCCTCAAGGCCGCATTGTTTGACGTTGTCGAAGCCGCTGCGGTCCCGAGCGTCTCCgaggaggagcggaagaagctgctgcaCTTTGTGGTTGTCGGCGCCGGCCCAACGGGAGTCGAAGTGGCGGCGGAGATCGACGACTTCTTCCAAACCGAGGGCGCGCTCCACTTCCCCCACTTGATGCCGTTTGTTCGCGTCACGCTCGTCGAGATGCTCCCGACGGTCCTCGCAGCCTACAACGGCAGCGTGCAGGCCTTCGCGAAGCGCCTGTTGGAGGAGAATCCTCGCGTCAATCTCCTGCTTCAGACGCAAGTCGTCGGCGTGAAGCCGAACTCCGTGAAGGTTCGGACGCGACGCGCACAGGGCGCGGCCGGCCAGGTGCACGTTGAAGAGAACGAGCTCGCCTGCGGCCTCCTCGTCTGGGCCTCGGGAATCAAGAGCCCGAAAATCTGCCTCGACCTCGCCGGGAAAACCGCGGAGCtccgcgaggcgcagaagaaaacgcccgtcctcctcgtcgacCAGCAGATGAAGGTGcgaggctgcagagacaTCTACGCACTGGGCGACTGCTGCAGGCTCCTGCCGCCGCCCCTCGTCGAGCACGCAGAGACGCTCTTCGAAGCCGCCGCCGGCGGCGCCGGAACAGCCAGTAAGGCGAAGCACAGCGGGGAAAGGGACAACAAGAGAGTTcacgcgcagagaagcgcgCAAAGAGACCCGGAAGCaacagaaagacaagaagaaagcgggagagagaggagaaagaaagagagtgaaggagaaagagagagagaggagagtgaaggagaaagagagagagaggagagtgaaggagagagagagagagaaggggaaaagtgaaggagagagagagagaaggggagaagtgaaggagagagagagagagaagggaaaaagtgaaggagagagagagggggggaaagagagaggagagaagagaatgagaaagggagacggaggcagacgagccGATGTGAtgagaacgaagaaagagacgcatgcgGGGAGTGGAACAGAAGGGAGATTATAAAGTAAGAGATCACGCCCGACTCGAGATGGAGTCGCGTGTGTTTTGATTTTTAGGCACGGA
It encodes the following:
- a CDS encoding putative mitochondrial alternative NADH dehydrogenase 1; its protein translation is MTASWLRFLAGASVPLLAPARCDSPQSPPRTPKEQVAALLAQPPRPFSSFAPLSSWMASKWTNFRLWTGLLSAAKVSPFSAAAPGAAAPGQRRQKVVIVGSGWASASFLAGLDMTKYEPVVISPRDYFTFTPLLPSVCVGTLPASACMTSMRELLMRGGVPCGQFYEARVEEICPETKTVRCRATQASLKDAHEWDEPFDYLVVTAGAEVNTFNIPGVKENAFFVKELEDARRLKAALFDVVEAAAVPSVSEEERKKLLHFVVVGAGPTGVEVAAEIDDFFQTEGALHFPHLMPFVRVTLVEMLPTVLAAYNGSVQAFAKRLLEENPRVNLLLQTQVVGVKPNSVKVRTRRAQGAAGQVHVEENELACGLLVWASGIKSPKICLDLAGKTAELREAQKKTPVLLVDQQMKVRGCRDIYALGDCCRLLPPPLVEHAETLFEAAAGGAGTASTDWLEKEAPKLSTIFPQLARSKYDFSKKPRQTEMTKDQFVKLLAEIDLAYRAPAPTAQNAKQAGLYLAQTFNAFATPEEKTLAPAFVEKNRGALVYLGQGQAAADIEGWRTFLGGRATILLWKAAYLQMQFTFYNAFACLGGWLKTHFVGRAVCREHLDGETVYSDRRK